The window CCACCCAGGTCGGCCCGGGGCGGGAGTCGGCGTCGCAGCGCAGGATCAGATCGCCACGGGCTGCGTCGTACCCGATGGATGCCGCAGCCGCGATCCCGGGCCGCGGTTCGCTCAGCACCCGGCAACCGGCCTGGGCCGCGATGCGGGCGCTGTCATCGACGGAGCCGTTGTCCACCACGATGATCTCCAGCGGCGGCACCGTCTGCCGGGCCAGGGCGTCGAGCAGCCCGCGCAGCTCGGCCGCGTCGTCCTTCACCGGGACCACGACGGAGCAGGTCGGGTGCGCGGCGACGGGACTGGGCATGCCCGGAAGTAGACCACGGGCAGATCAGAGCCACGTGGGATGTGATGGGGGGCACCTTGGGTCCGGTCCTCGTTCGTCGGTGCCGTGCGCGACGATGTTCCCAGGTGGAGCCCGGGTGACGGTGCACGGGCCACGAAGGAATGAGGGCAGGATAGATGGGTGCGTCCACGGGCGGGCTGACCGGCTGGAAGAAGGTCTCCGCGATGGGCTTGGTGAGTGTGCTCGCCATCGCGGTCGGTGTGAATGTGCTCGCCGACGACGACAACCGCGGGGAAGTGGTCCGTGTGGTCGACGGCGACACCCTGATCGCCGAGGTCGCTGGGCAGGAGCTCACGATCCGGCTGCTGAACATCGACACCCCGGAGACCAAGCATCCCGACCATCCGGTGCAGTGCCTGGGCCCGGAGGCCACGGCCTTCCTCACCGAGAGGCTGCCTGCGGGCACCGAGATCGAGCTGGAGTACGACGAGGAGCGCGAGGACCGCTACGGGCGCACCCTGGCCGGTGTCGTCGAATCGGACTCCCTGGTCAACGCGGAGATCGCTGCTGCGGGGCTCGGCGTCCCGGTGCTGTTCGAACCCAACGACAGGTTCCTTCGTGAGGTCACCGAGGCATCCGAGGACGCGCGCGAGAACGCCCGGGGCCTGTTTTCGCCGACGATCGACTGCACCATCCCGGCCCAGGTGGCATCGCTGACCTCCGCGCTGGACGGGATCCCCACGGGGGTCGACGGCGATCCGGCGACCCCGCTGGTGGCGGCAGAAGAACTCGTGGCGGATGTGGACGCCCTGGCTCTCGGTCTGGAGGCGGAGGGGCTGCCCGGTCTCGGCCATGCCGTCATGCTCGGCTCTGGGATGGACCGGTTCCTCTCCGAGACGCGCCGTGAGGTGCGCGACCTGGGACGGGGTGCTGAGTCCACGCGGGACACCCTTCGTGGTGAGAAGAAGGCGTACGACGAGGAGCAGGAGCGGCTCCGCGAGGAACGTGAGCAGCGCGAACGCGAAGAGCGGGAGCAGCGCGAACGTGAGGAGCGGGAGCAGCGCGAACGTGAGGAACGCGAGGAGCGCGAACGGGAAGAACGGGAGCGCCAGGGGCAGGAGCGTCCCAAGGCGAAGGCCCCCGCCCCGAAGTCGTCCGGCTCGACCTCCCAGAGCTCCGGGAAGAAGTCATCGAGCGCGAGGTCGGGTGCGAAGAGCGGCTCGTCAGGCTCCTCGTCCGGCTCCAGCGGGAAGAAGTCCGGTGGGTCCGGCAATAGTTCCGGAGGTGGGTCCGACTCCGGGAAGGGTGGGAAGAAGTCCGGTGGGTCTGGCAGCGGTTCCGGGGGCAAGAAGTCCGGGTCCGGCTGCACGCCCTACGGCCCGGAGATCCCGTACTCCGACGACGGTGGGTACACCGGCAAGCGGTACGGAATGCCCGGTGGCAAGACGTTCCGGAAGTGCTCGTGACCAGCAGTTCCGTGTGAGGGGTCCGCTGCCCGCGGAGCGCGCTGCCTGGGGTTCCCCCTCGCCTTCGGCAGGTGCCTCCTAGCCCTCCGCGTTGCGCACCACGGCATCGGCCAGCACCACGTCACCCAGGCCGCTGCCCAGGTTCTGCGCCACCACCAGACCCGAGGGCCTGCCCTCCCGCAGCAGGTCACCGGTGGCGCCGGTGGCGCGCGGGTAGTCCTCACCGTGCTTGAGGGGGCGCAGCATCTCGTACTGCTCGGGGTCATCGGCCACCACCGTGCCGGTGCGGGCAAGGGCCGCCCCGGCGGTGGAGGCGTAGTCCAGGGGCAGCAGGGTGGCGTCGGCGGCCACCTCGCCGGGCTGGATGTCACTGCCGGTCAGCCCGATCGGCAGGCCGCTGATCACCACACCCGCCCCGGCGAGGGCGTCGGCCCGGTCGGTGGTGGTGCGGATCTCCAGGCCGGGGGTGTGCTCACGGCCCCAGGCCACCAGGTCCTCGAGTGCCCCGGCCCGGCGCCCCCACACGGAGAGCGGGCCGCGTCCCAGTGCCTCGATGACGCGGGCGTGCGAGCGCGCCTGCACCCCGGTTCCCAGGAAGGCGATCGGGCGGTTGTCCAGCGCCAGGGAGGCGCCGGTGACGGCGGCGGTGCGCAGGGCGGTCAGCTCGGCGGCGTCCATGATGGCGCGGGTGGAGCCGTCGGCCCCGGACAGCACCATCAGGCCGTCGATCATCTCCTTGCCGTGCTCACGGTTCGAGGGGGTGATCGTCACCCACTTGATGCCCAGCAGGCCGCGCTCCGGCCAGGCGGCCGGCATGGCGTTGGCGAAACCGCCCTCCTCGTGCACCACCTGCGACTTCGGGGTCACGGAGGCGGAGCCGTCGGCCAGCGCCAGCAGGGTGTCGCGCAGCAGCTCCACGGCATCGGCGGGGGAGGGCAGGAGTTCACGGACCTGGTCGTCGCGAAGATGGATCATGCCTCGACGGTAACGCGGCAGGCGGAGCGAGGGCGGGGTCATCCAGGGTGCTCGTGCTCCGCTCCACAGAGCTCACGTCCGCCTACGCTGGGACGATGATCCGGATCCCCGAGGAGTTCGCCGCGCGCATCGCGGGCCGTGCGCCCGACACAGCACTCGGCAGCACAGGCCTCGGCAGCGCGGGGACCGGCAGCGCGGGGATCGACGGCGACGCCTGGCTGGCCGGGCTCCCGCAGCTCGCCGCCCGCTTCGGCGAGCAGTGGGACCTCACGGTCGACGGGGACCCCTGGTACGGAGAGAACGCCCTGGTCATCCCGGTGATGCGGGAGGGTGCGGAACCTGTCGTCCTGAAACTCACCTGGCCGCACGTGGAGGCCCGCCACGAGCACCTGGCCCTGCGCGCCTGGGACGGCCGCGGAGCGGTGCGGCTGCTGGCGGCATCCCCCGCAGATCAGGCGCTGCTGCTGGAACGCCTGGACGGTTCCCGGGATCTCACCACCGTGCCGATCCTGGAGGCCTGCGAGGAGATCGGTCGGCTGTTCACCGTGCTGGACCGTGCGCCGCTGCCGCAGGTCGACACCGTCGAGCAGAAGGCCGAGCGCTGGCGAGAGGAGCTCGCCGACGCGGGGCCCCTGGTGCCGCGCCGCCTCACCGAGCAGGCCCGCAGCACGCTGGTCAACCTGCTCG is drawn from Brachybacterium muris and contains these coding sequences:
- a CDS encoding aminoglycoside phosphotransferase family protein, encoding MIRIPEEFAARIAGRAPDTALGSTGLGSAGTGSAGIDGDAWLAGLPQLAARFGEQWDLTVDGDPWYGENALVIPVMREGAEPVVLKLTWPHVEARHEHLALRAWDGRGAVRLLAASPADQALLLERLDGSRDLTTVPILEACEEIGRLFTVLDRAPLPQVDTVEQKAERWREELADAGPLVPRRLTEQARSTLVNLLVDAPPARLVHEDLHDLNVLAPLGSGPGPGIGPRHSGAGSSGEGSAPRGTWLAIDPKPVAGEWAYAVAPIVWNREDAADRAHSLRTHVRLRAEVVADAAGLDLDRVQAWTLVRLTVNAVWAAQYPQAEHFRGRMIA
- a CDS encoding thermonuclease family protein — encoded protein: MGASTGGLTGWKKVSAMGLVSVLAIAVGVNVLADDDNRGEVVRVVDGDTLIAEVAGQELTIRLLNIDTPETKHPDHPVQCLGPEATAFLTERLPAGTEIELEYDEEREDRYGRTLAGVVESDSLVNAEIAAAGLGVPVLFEPNDRFLREVTEASEDARENARGLFSPTIDCTIPAQVASLTSALDGIPTGVDGDPATPLVAAEELVADVDALALGLEAEGLPGLGHAVMLGSGMDRFLSETRREVRDLGRGAESTRDTLRGEKKAYDEEQERLREEREQREREEREQREREEREQREREEREEREREERERQGQERPKAKAPAPKSSGSTSQSSGKKSSSARSGAKSGSSGSSSGSSGKKSGGSGNSSGGGSDSGKGGKKSGGSGSGSGGKKSGSGCTPYGPEIPYSDDGGYTGKRYGMPGGKTFRKCS
- a CDS encoding ornithine cyclodeaminase, which gives rise to MIHLRDDQVRELLPSPADAVELLRDTLLALADGSASVTPKSQVVHEEGGFANAMPAAWPERGLLGIKWVTITPSNREHGKEMIDGLMVLSGADGSTRAIMDAAELTALRTAAVTGASLALDNRPIAFLGTGVQARSHARVIEALGRGPLSVWGRRAGALEDLVAWGREHTPGLEIRTTTDRADALAGAGVVISGLPIGLTGSDIQPGEVAADATLLPLDYASTAGAALARTGTVVADDPEQYEMLRPLKHGEDYPRATGATGDLLREGRPSGLVVAQNLGSGLGDVVLADAVVRNAEG